GCTTGTCGTACTTCTCCTTCTATCTATGCTAAACTCTTCTGTTTCGCTATAGAAACTACCCCCATATCCAAAACCTTCAGAATTCAATGAAATAATATCTTGAGAATCGAAACCTTGAGCTGGAAACTTTATCGGATTCGTAGGGCTGTAGTCAAATCGCGGATAAGTTTTAAAATTGATTTCTCCTAAAGTGGATGGGGTTAAATTTTGAAGTGTTGTAAATTCACTTGAATTACCAAATGCACCTGTGCTATATTCACCTATGGTGAGCATAAATTCCGAATTAGGGCTAATCTCTTCTATAGTTCGCAGTGTTATCTTATCGGTATCTTGCATAACTCTTTTACTGTCAAGTAGATTGCCTTCTGCATCGGAAGCAAAAACGTAAATTCTTGCCAATTGTGGGTCGTAAAAATTAGAAGGGAAATTCAAAGTAATTAACCTTCGATATATTTCGATTGGAATAATTAATTCGGACATATTATCTAAACTATCTGTAGCTATAATCTTTATTGAATTGGCACCTGTTCCGAATAAGTTAGGGTCGAAGTCAAAGCTATAGTCTGTCTGATTTGCTAAAGAAACTATGATAGAATCTCCTAAAAACACTTTCAAAGAATCTACCTCAGAATATAAATCATTTACATTTGGGCTAATTGTTATAAGGCTATCTATTATTTGATTTTCAACCAATGATTCAATTGTTATTTCAGGTCCAGTGTTATCAGAAATAAAGGCTACTTCGAATGTACCGAGATTTTCGCCGGAGTCTAAAGCCTCTATTTTTAAAACGTTTTCGCCATCAGTAAGGTTATTGGTATTAATGTTAATTGATAAATTATCAAGTGGTAGGTCAATCAACAGCTCATTGTTTAAAAAAGCCTTTACGGAAGTCAATTCTTGATTATCCATTACATCAAAAGTTACAGTATTGGTGTCTCCATTAATTACTGCTCCAGCGGATAGGTTAACCCCAGTTATCGTTGGTTTCTCGTTGTCTACATTGATAATTGTGTTCTTTGATTCTGAATTACCGGATTTATCCGTAACAACTACCTTCAAAATATAATCTTTAAATGTATTTGTTTTACCTGTTTTAGAAGCTAAAGAAGAAACATCTACGATTATGGAATATGGCGCACTAGTGTCTTCACCCACTTTTTCGTCGTCTATAAAAGCTTCTACTTTGGAAATACCGCCTGCATCTTGGGCGTTAATATTGATTTCTATTTGATTGCTTACAACAATTGGAATAGCAGATGAATTATTGTTGAAACCGGCAATTGAAAAATTGAAGGTTGGCGCCGTTACATCTGGTTCAGCAGTAGGGTTTGACGATTCTTTTGAACACGAATATGTAAAGATAAAAGTAATCGTTAAAAGTGCTAGAATTGATTTTTTCATGAAAAAATAATAGGTTTGGTTTTCAGCTGTTGTAATTGGTTCGTAAGTTGATTTGATTTCAAACTATTGCTTTAAAAACGAGATACAGGCCTTTTTATTTTAAAAAAGAAAATAGGCAACTCAATACCCTTTATCAATAGAGTATATGCTTTTGGAAATAGCACTTGGAATTCTTATGATTATTCACAAAAACATTATGTGAATAATATTTTCTTTTCAGCATTAAGTACAACAATTGTATAAACGTACCTTGGTACGTTTATTTCTATTTTGTGCGTAACAAGATACTTCTTTCCAACCATTGGAAAAATACAGGGAATCCCTGTGTTATTTAGAGTTATCAACAATAGCATCAGAAAAACCCTACCACCAGGCCACAAAGCATTTGTCAATCGTGTCAGTCCCTTTTTTGACCCAAAGCATGGGGGCGTTTTGTTTGAGCAGACGCATATTCACTTCCAAAAGGGTTTCGTACTGGGACATCCAGGCCACACCATCACTAGGCGCCACCACCCATTCCGTTTTATAGGGTATATAGAATTGATAGTTTTTAAAGGCCTCTGATTGCAAATCCGCCAAACGTAACCAATAGCCTACAATACAATGTGGATTTAAGGGTCGGATATTGATTGCCTTGCTTTGACAAGGCTCGAACAATTGGGCCTTGTAACAGGCTTGGTGCTGGATGTTTTCGTTTGGGATGCCTTTTTCGGCCAATGTTTTTTTTCCCGCCGGACTATGCAACAGGGTAAACTGCTCGTTCTTTATTTTCTCCATTTTGGTAAAGAACATGTCCCGTCGGTTGGGGCCCATCAATTGGTGGATGCGTTCGGATATTTGGGGGTCGATGATATAGAATTTATAGGTCAGCTCCAAATGGATGATCTGTCCCGTAGCCGTTTCCCGAAGGATATAATCGATTTCCCCTAAAGTCTGTTTTCCTTGCCGTACAGGTTCATTGTATAATAAGACTTCATAGGCTGGGGAGGCTTCCAATAATTGTTTGCACACATGCTCCATTTGATGTCCTAACCGTATCTTTTGGGGAATGGGAGTGGGGGTGAAGTGGGTCAAATCGATTTGAGGAAATTCAAATTGGCGAATACCGAATTGCGTCTTGGTCCACAAGGATGGGGTTTGCAGGAATCCGGCGATTTGTCTGTTTAAATGGGAGGACACTTTTTTAGTTCAGAGTTAAGAGTTCAAAGTTAGGAGTTTCAGGTTTCAGGTTTCTTGTTTCAAGTTAATAGTTAATACTCAAATACTAAATCACAAATTCCAACAACGAACAACCAACAACGAACAGCTATAAACGAAAAGCGAAAAATTAAAAGTGAAAAATGTAGATTTTACCAACAACCAACAACCAACAACCAACAACCATCAACCAACAACGCTTGCCCTGAGCGGAGCCGAAGGGAACAACGAATTACCAACAATCGTTAACATTTCCTAAAAAGCATTCACATCACGTCCAAATATGTTAATTTTATAGTATGGCTATGAATACAAGAAAAGGATTCCGTTTTGTGCCCTATGAAGCACCGGAACAATCTCCTTTCGACAAACTTTTTGATATTTTTCAGGAACTCATTACCCATACTTCGGGCGATTTTGACGAGGCCATCGATTGGCTGCGGGAATTGGACAAGGAATATGAACTTACGGACGAAAACTATACGATCGAAGACTTTATAGAAGATCTTAAGGCGAAAGGATACATTCGGGAAGAATTTGAGGACGGTGGTGGTGAAATGGGGGAAGATGGCGAGGATGGCGAAGGCTCCGGCGGTGGAAATATCTCCATTACGGCCAAAATGGAGCGCATTATTCGTCAGCGCGCATTGGACCAAATTTTTGGGAAACTAAAACGTAGCGGGGCGGGAAATCACAAAACGGGCAAATCCGGACAGGGAGATGAACATACCGGTGATTTTAGGGAATACCGTT
Above is a window of Maribacter algicola DNA encoding:
- a CDS encoding Ig-like domain-containing protein: MKKSILALLTITFIFTYSCSKESSNPTAEPDVTAPTFNFSIAGFNNNSSAIPIVVSNQIEININAQDAGGISKVEAFIDDEKVGEDTSAPYSIIVDVSSLASKTGKTNTFKDYILKVVVTDKSGNSESKNTIINVDNEKPTITGVNLSAGAVINGDTNTVTFDVMDNQELTSVKAFLNNELLIDLPLDNLSININTNNLTDGENVLKIEALDSGENLGTFEVAFISDNTGPEITIESLVENQIIDSLITISPNVNDLYSEVDSLKVFLGDSIIVSLANQTDYSFDFDPNLFGTGANSIKIIATDSLDNMSELIIPIEIYRRLITLNFPSNFYDPQLARIYVFASDAEGNLLDSKRVMQDTDKITLRTIEEISPNSEFMLTIGEYSTGAFGNSSEFTTLQNLTPSTLGEINFKTYPRFDYSPTNPIKFPAQGFDSQDIISLNSEGFGYGGSFYSETEEFSIDRRRSTTSAVNSEFIYVPQVNLTLNEYSYYVADWDIPSDFVFTPQLFTNQNVEKRFYQPILGNGDTFESSSYWIAGYFSNDDFQNNIYHRIDGHGYGYQGLEGIPYYFNSIFTNYKYNVRINDYYTERTGELAPSFHTLDWSIDYSYSNNEIEVIKNGLDHTVGKVFINSDPYVVIGGLNISYRWSLVFDSQKTENIKLPKIPEEIKTWGFYELYEQGNMEVQQVEIKRYENINSYDEYLYKVIKDNRHSYLVSPVMESKFKSTVPGYYQKAPHFLLD
- a CDS encoding DUF1853 family protein; amino-acid sequence: MSSHLNRQIAGFLQTPSLWTKTQFGIRQFEFPQIDLTHFTPTPIPQKIRLGHQMEHVCKQLLEASPAYEVLLYNEPVRQGKQTLGEIDYILRETATGQIIHLELTYKFYIIDPQISERIHQLMGPNRRDMFFTKMEKIKNEQFTLLHSPAGKKTLAEKGIPNENIQHQACYKAQLFEPCQSKAINIRPLNPHCIVGYWLRLADLQSEAFKNYQFYIPYKTEWVVAPSDGVAWMSQYETLLEVNMRLLKQNAPMLWVKKGTDTIDKCFVAWW